The following proteins come from a genomic window of Ochotona princeps isolate mOchPri1 chromosome 14, mOchPri1.hap1, whole genome shotgun sequence:
- the RPS6 gene encoding small ribosomal subunit protein eS6: MKLNISFPATGCQKLIEVDDERKLRTFYEKRMATEVAADALGEEWKGYVVRISGGNDKQGFPMKQGVLTHGRVRLLLSKGHSCYRPRRTGERKRKSVRGCIVDANLSVLNLVIVKKGEKDIPGLTDTTVPRRLGPKRASRIRKLFNLSKEDDVRQYVVRKPLNKEGKKPRTKAPKIQRLVTPRVLQHKRRRIALKKQRTKKNKEEAAEYAKLLAKRMKEAKEKRQEQIAKRRRLSSLRASTSKSESSQK; encoded by the exons ATGAAG CTGAATATCTCCTTCCCAGCCACTGGCTGCCAAAAGCTCATCGAAGTGGACGATGAGCGTAAACTTCGAACTTTCTATGAGAAGCGCATGGCAACTGAAGTAGCTGCGGACGCTCTGGGCGAGGAGTGGAAG GGCTACGTGGTCCGGATCAGTGGTGGAAATGACAAACAAGGATTCCCCATGAAGCAAGGTGTCTTGACTCATGGCCGAGTTCGCCTGCTACTGAGCAAGGGGCACTCCTGTTACAGACCCAGGAGAACTGGGGAAAGAAAACGCAAATCAGTGCGGGGCTGCATTGTCGATGCCAACTTGAGTGTTCTCAACTTGGTTATAGTAAAAAAAG gagagaaagatattccgggATTGACTGATACTACGGTGCCTCGTCGCCTGGGACCTAAAAGAGCAAGCAGAATCCGCAAACTTTTCAATCTCTCAAAAGAAGATGACGTGCGCCAGTATGTTGTGAGAAAGCCCCTAAACAAGGAAG GTAAGAAACCTAGGACCAAAGCACCCAAGATTCAGCGTCTTGTTACGCCACGAGTCCTCCAGCACAAACGCCGGCGCATTGCTCTGAAGAAACAGCGGACTAAGAAGAATAAGGAAGAGGCTGCAGAATATGCGAAACTTCTGGCCAAGAGAATGAAG GAGGCCAAAGAAAAACGCCAGGAGCAGATCGCCAAGAGACGCAGGCTGTCTTCCCTGAGAGCATCCACTTCTAAATCAGAGTCTAGTCAAAAATAA
- the LOC101529271 gene encoding small ribosomal subunit protein eS4, X isoform-like: MARGPKKHLKRVAAPKHWMLDKLTSVFAPRPSTGPHKLRECLPLIIFLRNKLKYALTGDEVKKICMQRFIKIDGKVRADVTYPAGFMDVISINKTGENFRLIYDTKGRFAVHRITPEEAKYKLCKVRKILVGTKGISHLVTHDARTIRYPDPLIKVNDTIQIDLETGKITDFIKFDIGNLCMVTGGANLGRIGVITNRERHPGSFDVVHVKDANGNSFATRLANIFIIGKGNKPWISLPRGKGIRLTIAEERDKRLAAKQSSG, from the coding sequence ATGGCTCGTGGTCCAAAGAAGCATCTGAAGCGAGTAGCAGCTCCAAAGCATTGGATGCTGGACAAGTTGACCAGTGTGTTTGCTCctcgtccatccactggtccccACAAGCTGAGAGAATGTCTTCCTCTCATCATTTTCCTGAGGAATAAGCTGAAGTATGCCCTAACAGGGGATGAAGTAAAGAAAATTTGCATGCAGCGGTTCATTAAGATTGATGGCAAAGTCCGAGCTGATGTTACCTACCCTGCTGGTTTCATGGATGTCATCAGCATCAACAAGACCGGAGAGAATTTCCGTCTGATCTATGATACCAAGGGTCGTTTTGCTGTTCATCGCATTACACCTGAGGAGGCTAAATACAAGTTGTGCAAAGTGAGAAAAATCCTTGTGGGCACAAAAGGCATCTCTCATCTGGTGACCCACGATGCTCGCACCATCCGCTACCCTGATCCTCTCATCAAGGTGAATGACACAATTCAGATCGATTTGGAGACCGGCAAGATCACTGATTTCATCAAGTTTGACATTGGTAACCTGTGCATGGTGACTGGAGGTGCCAACCTGGGAAGAATTGGTGTGATCACCAACAGAGAGAGACATCCTGGCTCTTTCGATGTCGTTCATGTAAAGGATGCCAATGGCAACAGCTTTGCTACTCGGCTGGCCAACATTTTCATTATCGGCAAAGGCAACAAACCATGGATTTCTCTTCCCCGGGGAAAGGGAATCCGCCTCACCATTGCTGAAGAGCGAGACAAGAGACTGGCTGCAAAGCAGAGCAGTGGGTGA